One window of Hymenobacter sp. BRD128 genomic DNA carries:
- a CDS encoding cellulase family glycosylhydrolase, with protein sequence MPNFIGRAAGRALAQRVLAGLTLLVASLGWHLTLAQSFLQASGPKIINASSQEVILKGVNLGGWQIQEGYMMKPGYGATQGATKNYLFSQGQSDAQVESFYQQWRDNFFTKADIDYLKDKGFNCVRLPLHYELFLTASQRAVRTGVSKGTTSYGTYFGNLSGWYTNNQLFTDPSTIEGFRLIDEVLSWCGANGMYVVLDLHAAPGAQGSDMTPPDALVQGGNDFWNNQLNQDVTNRLWQTISNRYKGDPRVAMYDVINEPNNIPNTSTQNGNQRLHDVLQRLINTIRANSDNHLILLEGNGFGNDFNYMEKRTFSNTANLVYNSHRYSGTGYEIDNNPTSVDGNNPNSLRLIGNLTRFRSDNNVPIWVGETGENSAQWMQDAADGLNSVGIGYCHWTYKRFDSGSNAALFHINPPYLLDGAGNIPAVLQNIKFANCVSNTSTLNAVAPNPGGTVRNTRAPIGKIITLKAVSNGKYVSGENGTQAMTCTRATAGTWEQFSVLDAGNGKVYLRAMNMYVSSENGTQAITANRSSAGWWEAFDWIVNADGTISLGGYNGRYISSENGSQAMTCTRMTISGWEAFSYTVVGTAREASTLAATGAANQADFTAYPNPVVGLLTYSLPSGTTAHTLTIADATGRTVLTRSYGNTGAQNVFDASGLARGLYVVRLTGADFTQSFKVAKE encoded by the coding sequence ATGCCCAATTTTATTGGCCGCGCCGCTGGGCGCGCGCTGGCTCAGCGTGTGCTGGCCGGCCTTACCCTCTTAGTAGCTAGCCTCGGCTGGCACCTGACCCTGGCCCAGAGCTTTTTGCAAGCCAGCGGTCCCAAAATCATCAACGCCAGCAGCCAGGAAGTCATCCTGAAAGGCGTGAACCTCGGCGGCTGGCAAATTCAGGAAGGGTACATGATGAAGCCCGGCTACGGTGCCACGCAGGGCGCCACCAAGAACTATCTTTTCAGCCAGGGCCAAAGCGACGCGCAGGTAGAGAGCTTTTACCAGCAGTGGCGCGATAACTTCTTCACCAAGGCCGACATCGACTACCTCAAAGACAAGGGCTTCAACTGCGTGCGGCTGCCCTTGCACTACGAGCTGTTTCTGACGGCTAGCCAACGGGCGGTGCGCACCGGCGTGAGCAAGGGCACGACTTCCTACGGCACGTACTTCGGCAATTTGTCGGGCTGGTACACTAATAATCAGCTATTTACTGACCCTAGTACCATTGAGGGTTTTCGGCTCATCGACGAGGTACTGAGCTGGTGCGGGGCCAATGGCATGTACGTGGTGCTTGACCTGCACGCTGCGCCGGGCGCCCAGGGCAGCGACATGACGCCGCCCGATGCGCTGGTGCAGGGCGGCAACGACTTCTGGAACAACCAACTCAACCAGGACGTCACCAACCGCCTGTGGCAGACCATCTCGAACCGCTACAAGGGCGACCCGCGCGTGGCCATGTACGACGTAATCAACGAGCCCAACAACATCCCCAACACGTCGACCCAGAACGGCAACCAGCGCCTGCACGACGTGCTGCAGCGCCTCATTAATACCATTCGGGCCAATAGCGATAATCACCTTATCTTGTTGGAGGGCAATGGATTCGGTAATGATTTTAACTACATGGAGAAGCGTACCTTCAGCAACACGGCCAACCTGGTGTACAACTCGCACCGCTACAGCGGCACCGGCTACGAGATTGACAACAACCCCACCTCGGTGGATGGCAATAACCCTAACAGCCTGCGCCTTATCGGCAACCTCACGCGCTTTCGCTCCGACAACAACGTGCCCATCTGGGTGGGCGAAACCGGCGAAAACTCGGCCCAGTGGATGCAGGATGCCGCCGACGGCCTCAACAGCGTGGGCATCGGCTACTGCCACTGGACGTACAAGCGCTTTGATAGCGGCTCAAACGCGGCTCTGTTTCACATCAACCCGCCGTACCTCCTAGACGGTGCGGGCAACATCCCGGCCGTGCTCCAGAATATCAAGTTTGCCAATTGCGTGTCGAATACCAGCACCCTAAACGCTGTGGCGCCCAACCCCGGCGGCACGGTGCGCAATACCCGCGCGCCCATCGGCAAAATCATTACCCTCAAAGCAGTAAGCAACGGCAAGTACGTATCGGGCGAAAACGGCACGCAGGCCATGACCTGCACCCGCGCCACGGCCGGCACCTGGGAACAGTTTTCGGTGCTCGACGCCGGCAACGGTAAGGTGTACCTGCGCGCCATGAATATGTATGTGTCGAGCGAAAACGGCACCCAGGCCATCACCGCCAACCGCAGCAGCGCCGGCTGGTGGGAGGCATTCGACTGGATTGTGAATGCCGACGGCACCATCAGCCTGGGCGGCTACAACGGCCGCTACATCTCCAGCGAAAACGGCAGCCAGGCCATGACCTGCACCCGCATGACCATCTCGGGCTGGGAGGCCTTCAGCTATACGGTAGTGGGCACCGCCCGCGAGGCGAGCACCCTGGCCGCCACCGGCGCCGCCAACCAAGCCGACTTCACCGCCTATCCCAACCCCGTAGTAGGCCTGCTCACGTATTCGCTGCCCAGCGGCACCACGGCGCACACGCTCACCATTGCCGACGCCACGGGCCGCACGGTGCTCACGCGCAGCTACGGCAACACCGGCGCGCAGAATGTGTTCGACGCCTCGGGGCTAGCCCGCGGCCTCTACGTGGTGCGCCTCACGGGAGCTGATTTCACGCAGTCGTTCAAGGTGGCCAAAGAATAG
- the ilvA gene encoding threonine ammonia-lyase IlvA: MPDLEAPAAAAVTLENVEAAARRLKGVITKTPLMQNLGLSRRYDATVLLKREDLQVVRSYKIRGAYNKIATLPTTVPACQIVCASAGNHAQGVAYACQLLGLKCDIFMPAQTPAQKVDKVRLFGKDMVTVHLTGRTFDDCYHAAQAFCDERGSTFVHPFDDLAIVEGQATVGLEILKAAHDTPLDFCFMPIGGGGLASGLASVFRQLSPHTRLIGVQPLGAPSMHDALAAGQRQALASLDTFVDGAAVKCPGELTFEICQALLDEVHLVPEGQVCEDLLKMYNEEGMVLEPAGTLAISALHAYADQIRGKTVVCVVSGSNNDITRMEDIKERAQRHQGLKHYFMVRFNQAPGALRRFVNNVLAEGEDIIQFQYIKKNNKEKGPVFIGVEVRQRGDEAGIMARMTAEGFGFEYLNEQQDFLSLLV; the protein is encoded by the coding sequence ATGCCCGACCTAGAAGCCCCGGCGGCCGCGGCCGTCACCCTGGAAAACGTCGAAGCCGCCGCGCGCCGCCTCAAAGGTGTGATTACCAAGACGCCCCTGATGCAAAACCTGGGGCTCTCGCGTCGCTACGACGCCACCGTGCTGCTTAAGCGCGAGGACTTGCAGGTGGTGCGCTCGTATAAAATCCGGGGGGCTTATAACAAGATTGCCACGCTACCCACCACCGTGCCGGCCTGCCAGATAGTGTGCGCCAGCGCCGGCAACCACGCCCAGGGGGTGGCCTACGCCTGCCAGCTTTTGGGCCTGAAATGCGACATCTTTATGCCTGCCCAAACGCCCGCCCAAAAGGTGGACAAGGTGCGCCTCTTCGGCAAAGATATGGTAACAGTGCACCTCACGGGCCGCACGTTCGACGACTGCTACCACGCGGCGCAGGCCTTTTGCGACGAGCGCGGTAGCACGTTTGTACACCCATTTGATGACCTAGCGATTGTGGAAGGCCAGGCCACCGTGGGGCTCGAAATCCTGAAAGCGGCCCATGACACACCGCTTGACTTTTGCTTTATGCCCATCGGCGGCGGCGGGCTGGCATCGGGGCTAGCCAGCGTATTTCGGCAGCTGAGCCCGCACACCAGGCTCATCGGCGTGCAGCCGCTAGGAGCACCCAGCATGCACGACGCCCTGGCGGCCGGGCAGCGGCAGGCGCTGGCTAGCCTCGACACTTTTGTGGATGGCGCGGCCGTGAAATGCCCCGGCGAGCTCACGTTTGAGATTTGCCAGGCCCTGCTCGACGAGGTGCACCTCGTGCCCGAAGGCCAGGTGTGCGAAGACCTGCTGAAGATGTACAACGAGGAAGGCATGGTGCTGGAGCCCGCGGGCACCCTAGCCATCTCGGCGCTGCACGCCTACGCCGACCAGATACGCGGCAAAACGGTGGTGTGCGTGGTCAGCGGCTCCAACAACGACATCACCCGCATGGAGGACATTAAGGAGCGCGCCCAGCGCCACCAGGGCCTCAAGCACTACTTTATGGTGCGCTTCAACCAGGCGCCCGGCGCGCTGCGGCGCTTCGTAAACAACGTGCTGGCCGAGGGCGAAGACATCATCCAGTTTCAGTACATCAAGAAAAACAACAAGGAGAAAGGCCCCGTTTTCATCGGCGTGGAAGTGCGGCAGCGCGGCGATGAGGCCGGTATTATGGCGCGCATGACGGCCGAGGGTTTTGGCTTTGAGTATTTGAATGAGCAACAGGATTTTCTGAGCTTGCTGGTGTAG
- the ilvC gene encoding ketol-acid reductoisomerase: MATINFGGVPETVITRDEFPLQKALEFLKNDTIAVIGYGVQGPGQALNMRDNGFHVIVGQREGTPSWARALKDGWVPGESLFGIEEAAEKGTIICNLLSDAGQIALWPTLQKYLTPGKTLYFSHGFGITFNDQTGIVPSKDIDVILVAPKGSGTSLRRLFVAGGGLNSSFAVFQDASGKAWEKAIAMGIGVGSGYLFETDFKKEVYSDLTGERGVLMGALAGIIEAQYQVLRQRGHSPSEAFNETVEELTQSLVPLVGENGMDWMFGNCSVTAQRGALDWKGKFREATLPVLNDLYDSVASGAEARRTIERGSTPNYRQELEAELKEVRDSELWQTGATVRELRSRTSENVEA, from the coding sequence ATGGCAACCATCAACTTTGGCGGCGTACCCGAAACCGTGATTACCCGCGACGAATTTCCGCTGCAAAAGGCGCTTGAATTTTTGAAGAATGACACCATTGCGGTAATCGGCTACGGCGTGCAGGGCCCCGGCCAGGCATTGAACATGCGCGACAACGGTTTCCACGTAATCGTGGGGCAGCGCGAGGGCACGCCATCGTGGGCGCGCGCGCTCAAGGATGGCTGGGTGCCGGGCGAGTCGCTGTTCGGCATCGAGGAGGCGGCCGAGAAGGGCACCATCATCTGCAACCTGCTGAGCGATGCCGGCCAGATTGCCCTGTGGCCGACGCTCCAGAAATACCTCACGCCGGGCAAAACGCTGTACTTCTCGCACGGCTTCGGCATCACGTTTAACGACCAGACGGGCATCGTGCCGAGCAAGGACATCGACGTGATTCTGGTAGCGCCCAAGGGCAGCGGCACCAGCCTGCGCCGCTTGTTCGTGGCCGGCGGCGGCCTGAACTCGTCGTTCGCGGTGTTTCAGGATGCCAGCGGTAAGGCTTGGGAAAAAGCCATTGCGATGGGCATTGGCGTAGGCTCGGGCTACTTGTTTGAGACTGATTTTAAGAAAGAGGTTTACTCGGACCTTACCGGCGAGCGCGGCGTGCTGATGGGCGCCCTGGCCGGCATCATCGAGGCCCAGTATCAGGTGCTGCGCCAGCGCGGGCACTCGCCCTCCGAGGCCTTTAACGAAACGGTGGAGGAACTGACCCAGAGCCTGGTGCCGCTAGTAGGCGAAAACGGCATGGACTGGATGTTTGGCAACTGCTCGGTAACGGCCCAGCGCGGCGCCCTCGACTGGAAGGGTAAGTTTCGCGAGGCCACCCTGCCCGTGCTCAACGACCTCTACGACAGCGTGGCTAGCGGCGCCGAAGCCCGCCGCACCATCGAGCGCGGCTCGACGCCCAATTACCGCCAGGAGCTGGAAGCCGAGCTGAAAGAAGTGCGCGACTCGGAGCTGTGGCAGACCGGCGCTACCGTGCGCGAGCTGCGCTCGCGCACCAGTGAGAATGTGGAGGCATAA
- the ilvN gene encoding acetolactate synthase small subunit: MSPEPADRQEYNITAYTENQVGLLNRIAIIFSRRKINIESLNVSPSEIEGIHRFNIVIVETEEVVEKLAKQIEKQVEVLKVYFNTNADVIWQEMALYKVPTDVIAEKVLVERLLRENGARAVVIRKDYTVFETTGHREETDNLIRALQPYGLIEFVRSARIAIIKASDGFHRKLQEFERREPSEEVAENEFLNDREQVFTM; this comes from the coding sequence ATGAGCCCCGAACCCGCCGACCGCCAGGAATACAACATCACCGCGTACACCGAAAACCAGGTGGGCCTGCTCAACCGCATTGCCATCATTTTTTCGCGCCGCAAAATCAATATCGAGAGCCTCAATGTATCGCCCTCGGAAATTGAGGGCATCCACCGCTTCAACATCGTGATTGTGGAGACGGAGGAGGTGGTGGAGAAGCTAGCCAAGCAGATTGAGAAGCAGGTGGAGGTACTGAAAGTGTACTTCAATACCAATGCCGACGTGATTTGGCAAGAGATGGCGCTGTATAAAGTGCCGACCGACGTGATTGCCGAAAAAGTGCTCGTGGAGCGCCTGCTGCGCGAAAACGGTGCCCGCGCCGTGGTCATTCGCAAGGACTATACGGTGTTTGAAACCACCGGCCACCGCGAGGAAACTGACAATTTGATTCGGGCTTTGCAGCCCTATGGCCTCATCGAGTTTGTGCGCTCGGCGCGCATCGCCATCATCAAGGCTAGCGACGGTTTTCACCGCAAGCTTCAGGAGTTTGAGCGCCGCGAACCCAGCGAGGAAGTGGCCGAGAACGAGTTTTTGAACGACCGCGAGCAGGTTTTTACGATGTAG
- the ilvB gene encoding biosynthetic-type acetolactate synthase large subunit has translation MMGAVATLQALVAEGVDTIFGYPGGAIIPIYDALYDFKDSLNHVLVRHEQGGIHAAQGYARSSGRVGVALATSGPGATNLVTGLADALIDSTPLVCITGQVFAHLLGTDAFQETDIINITTPVTKWNYQVTRAEEIPEALAKAFYIARSGRPGPVLVDITKNAQMQTFEAPAYAPCTHIRSYRPAPMVRKEYIAQAAALINSAKRPFILWGQGVVLGRAEREFREFVEKSGIPAAWTILGVGALATGHPLNVGMLGMHGNYGPNVLTNECDVLIAIGMRFDDRVTGRLDKYAKQAQVVHLDIDPTEIDKNVKTTVPVWGDCKETLPLLTALVERREHTAWLARFNDYAAQEVDAVIREELFPASEELTMGEVMQQLNEITGGEAVIVSDVGQHQMVACRYARQNQSRSHVTSGGLGTMGFALPAAIGAKFGAPHRPVVAVIGDGGFQMTIQELGTIMQTGVDVKIIILNNQFLGMVRQWQELFHQRRYSFVDIQSPDFVAVAAGYRIAGQRVGDRAELRPALEKMLAHPGSFLLEVMVTKENNIFPMVPQGCSVAEIRLR, from the coding sequence ATGATGGGCGCGGTAGCCACGCTGCAAGCGCTGGTGGCCGAGGGCGTGGACACGATTTTTGGCTACCCCGGCGGGGCCATTATCCCCATTTACGACGCGCTCTACGACTTCAAGGACTCGCTGAACCACGTGCTGGTGCGCCACGAGCAGGGCGGCATCCACGCGGCGCAGGGCTACGCGCGCAGCTCGGGCCGGGTAGGCGTGGCGCTGGCCACGAGCGGGCCGGGCGCCACCAACCTCGTGACGGGGCTAGCCGATGCGCTGATTGACAGCACGCCGCTGGTGTGCATCACGGGGCAGGTATTTGCGCATTTGCTGGGCACCGATGCGTTTCAGGAGACGGATATTATTAACATCACGACGCCCGTTACGAAGTGGAACTACCAGGTAACCAGGGCCGAAGAGATACCCGAGGCGCTGGCCAAGGCCTTTTACATTGCGCGCAGCGGCCGGCCGGGGCCGGTGCTGGTCGACATTACTAAGAATGCCCAGATGCAAACGTTTGAGGCGCCCGCCTACGCGCCGTGCACGCACATTCGCAGCTACCGGCCCGCGCCGATGGTGCGCAAGGAGTACATAGCGCAGGCGGCGGCGCTCATTAACAGCGCTAAGCGGCCGTTTATCCTCTGGGGGCAGGGCGTGGTGCTGGGCCGGGCCGAGCGTGAGTTTCGGGAGTTTGTGGAGAAATCGGGCATTCCGGCGGCCTGGACCATCCTGGGCGTGGGGGCCCTGGCCACCGGCCACCCGCTGAACGTGGGCATGCTCGGCATGCACGGCAACTACGGCCCCAACGTGCTCACCAACGAGTGCGACGTGCTGATTGCCATCGGCATGCGCTTCGACGACCGCGTGACCGGCCGGCTCGATAAGTACGCCAAGCAAGCGCAGGTGGTGCACCTCGACATCGACCCCACCGAGATTGACAAGAACGTAAAAACTACCGTGCCGGTGTGGGGCGACTGCAAGGAAACCCTACCCCTACTCACGGCGCTGGTCGAGCGCCGTGAGCACACCGCCTGGCTAGCCCGCTTCAACGACTACGCCGCGCAGGAAGTCGACGCCGTGATTCGGGAGGAGCTGTTCCCGGCTTCGGAGGAATTGACGATGGGCGAAGTGATGCAGCAATTGAACGAAATCACGGGCGGTGAGGCCGTTATCGTGTCCGACGTGGGGCAGCACCAGATGGTGGCCTGCCGCTACGCTCGCCAGAACCAGTCGCGCAGCCACGTCACGAGTGGCGGGCTGGGCACGATGGGCTTTGCGCTGCCGGCCGCCATCGGGGCCAAGTTTGGCGCGCCCCACCGGCCGGTAGTGGCCGTCATTGGCGACGGCGGCTTTCAGATGACGATTCAGGAGCTGGGCACCATTATGCAGACGGGTGTGGACGTGAAAATTATCATCCTCAACAACCAGTTTCTGGGCATGGTGCGGCAGTGGCAGGAGCTGTTTCACCAGCGACGCTATTCGTTTGTGGATATTCAAAGCCCTGATTTTGTGGCCGTGGCGGCCGGCTACCGCATCGCCGGCCAGCGCGTAGGCGACCGCGCCGAGCTGCGCCCGGCGCTGGAGAAGATGCTGGCGCACCCCGGCTCTTTCCTGCTCGAAGTGATGGTGACGAAGGAGAATAACATCTTCCCAATGGTGCCGCAGGGGTGCAGCGTGGCGGAAATCCGGCTGCGGTAA
- the ilvD gene encoding dihydroxy-acid dehydratase: MTLNKFSRIYTQDDSLPASQAMLIGAGLSDADLRKPFVGICSTGFEGNTCNMHLDGLANEVKRGVAAQGLVGLRFNTIGVSDGITNGNAGMRFSLVSREIIADSIEAMAGAHYYDALATVVGCDKNMPGALIAMARLNRPSLMVYGGTIRGGEFKGQQLNIVSCFEAYGKKVNGQISEEDYQGIIHNACPGPGACGGMYTANTMAAAIETLGMTVPASSSLPAESSAKVQECLDTGAYLRRLLELDLKPRDILTRAAFENALVIITVLGGSTNAVLHLIAIAHAAGVSLTMEDFQAVSNRVPVLADLKPSGKYLMEDLSKIGGVPAVQRTLLDYGLLNGDLLTVTGRTLAENLADVQPLGSGQDLLRPLSNPIKADGHIQMLYGNLATKGSVAKISGKEGLRFEGPAIVFNSEEALNQGIIDHKIQAGQVVVIRYVGPKGGPGMPEMLKPTSAIMGAGLGDKVALITDGRFSGGTHGFVIGHVCPEAFDGGGIALVQDGDWIVLDASANTIDVRLSDDELATRRAAWRRPPLPARQGVLLKYIRTVSNASHGCITDLLEEDYVPQPALSPTRR; the protein is encoded by the coding sequence ATGACGCTCAATAAATTCAGCCGCATCTACACCCAGGACGACAGCTTGCCGGCCTCGCAGGCCATGCTCATCGGGGCGGGCTTGTCGGATGCGGATTTACGCAAGCCGTTCGTGGGCATCTGCTCCACGGGCTTCGAGGGCAACACCTGCAACATGCACCTCGACGGGCTAGCCAACGAGGTGAAGCGCGGCGTGGCCGCCCAGGGGCTGGTGGGACTGCGCTTCAACACCATCGGCGTGAGCGATGGCATCACCAACGGCAACGCGGGCATGCGCTTCTCGCTGGTGTCCAGGGAGATAATTGCCGATTCGATTGAGGCCATGGCGGGTGCGCACTACTACGACGCCCTGGCCACGGTGGTGGGCTGCGACAAAAATATGCCCGGCGCGCTGATTGCGATGGCGCGGCTCAACCGGCCGTCGCTGATGGTGTACGGCGGCACTATCCGGGGCGGCGAGTTTAAGGGGCAGCAACTCAACATTGTCTCGTGCTTTGAGGCCTACGGCAAGAAAGTTAACGGGCAGATTTCGGAGGAGGATTACCAGGGCATCATTCACAATGCCTGCCCGGGGCCGGGTGCCTGCGGCGGCATGTACACCGCCAACACGATGGCGGCGGCCATCGAAACACTGGGCATGACGGTACCCGCTTCGTCGTCGCTGCCCGCCGAGAGCAGCGCCAAAGTGCAGGAGTGCCTCGACACGGGCGCTTACCTGCGCCGTTTGCTGGAGCTGGACCTCAAGCCGCGCGACATCCTGACCCGCGCGGCGTTTGAGAACGCGCTGGTTATCATTACCGTCCTCGGCGGCTCGACCAATGCCGTGCTGCACCTCATCGCCATTGCCCACGCGGCGGGTGTATCGCTGACGATGGAAGACTTCCAGGCCGTGAGCAACCGCGTGCCGGTGCTGGCCGACCTCAAGCCCAGCGGCAAATATTTGATGGAGGATTTGTCGAAAATTGGGGGCGTGCCCGCCGTGCAGCGCACCCTGCTCGACTACGGCCTGCTGAATGGCGACCTGCTGACCGTTACTGGCCGGACCCTAGCCGAAAACCTGGCCGACGTGCAGCCGCTAGGCTCCGGGCAGGATTTGCTGCGCCCACTCAGCAACCCCATCAAGGCCGACGGGCACATCCAGATGTTGTATGGCAACCTGGCTACCAAGGGCAGCGTGGCCAAAATCAGCGGCAAGGAAGGCCTGCGATTTGAAGGTCCGGCGATAGTATTCAACTCGGAAGAAGCGCTGAACCAAGGCATTATCGACCACAAAATCCAGGCCGGGCAGGTGGTCGTGATTCGCTACGTGGGGCCTAAAGGCGGGCCGGGCATGCCCGAAATGCTGAAACCCACCTCGGCCATTATGGGCGCAGGGCTGGGCGATAAAGTGGCGCTAATAACCGACGGGCGCTTTTCGGGCGGCACGCACGGCTTCGTGATTGGACACGTCTGCCCCGAGGCTTTCGACGGCGGCGGCATCGCCCTGGTGCAGGATGGCGACTGGATAGTGCTCGACGCCAGCGCCAACACCATCGATGTGCGCCTCTCGGACGACGAGCTAGCTACCCGCCGCGCCGCCTGGCGGCGCCCGCCGCTGCCCGCCCGGCAGGGCGTGCTGCTCAAGTACATCCGCACCGTGAGCAACGCCAGCCACGGCTGCATTACCGACTTACTCGAAGAAGATTATGTCCCTCAACCCGCTCTCAGCCCCACTCGCCGCTAG
- the leuB gene encoding 3-isopropylmalate dehydrogenase produces MDMVTKKIALLPGDGIGPEVCRQAVKVLDAVAERFGHRFEFTSHLVGACAIDATGNPLPDETLAACRASDAVLFGAIGDPKYDNDPTAKVRPEQGLLRMRKELGLFANIRPVTAYQALLKHSPLKSDRIEGTDMVIFRELTGGIYFGEKGRAADGSAYDNCTYSRPEIARIAHLAFQSAAGRRQHLTLIDKANVLETSRLWREVVREIASDYPAVEVDYLFVDNAAMQIITNPRQFDVLLTENMFGDIISDEASVIAGSMGLLPSASVGAEVAVFEPIHGSYPQAKGKGIANPLAAILSAAMLLDHLGLATEAELVREAVDEALTNQILTPELNPTAPYTTEQVGSYVAFWIADSNEQQWNAHNIAVGVSTII; encoded by the coding sequence ATGGACATGGTAACCAAGAAAATAGCTTTGCTGCCTGGTGATGGCATCGGGCCGGAAGTCTGTCGGCAGGCCGTGAAAGTGCTCGACGCCGTAGCCGAGCGCTTCGGCCACCGGTTTGAGTTTACTTCGCACCTCGTGGGCGCCTGCGCCATCGACGCCACCGGCAACCCGCTGCCCGACGAGACCCTGGCCGCCTGCCGCGCCTCCGACGCGGTACTCTTCGGCGCCATCGGCGACCCCAAGTACGACAACGACCCGACTGCCAAGGTGCGCCCCGAGCAAGGGCTGCTGCGCATGCGCAAGGAGCTGGGCCTGTTTGCCAACATCCGGCCGGTCACGGCCTACCAGGCACTGCTGAAGCATTCGCCGCTGAAGTCGGACCGCATTGAGGGTACCGATATGGTGATTTTTCGGGAGCTGACGGGCGGCATCTACTTTGGCGAGAAGGGCCGCGCGGCCGACGGCTCGGCTTATGATAATTGCACGTATTCGCGGCCTGAGATTGCGCGCATCGCGCACCTGGCGTTTCAGTCGGCCGCCGGCCGCCGCCAGCACCTCACACTGATAGATAAAGCTAACGTATTGGAAACCTCGCGCTTATGGCGCGAAGTGGTGCGCGAAATCGCTTCGGATTACCCCGCAGTGGAGGTCGATTACCTGTTCGTGGACAACGCCGCGATGCAGATTATTACCAACCCCCGGCAGTTTGACGTGCTGCTGACCGAGAACATGTTCGGCGATATTATTTCGGACGAAGCCTCGGTGATTGCCGGCTCGATGGGCCTGCTGCCCTCCGCCTCGGTGGGTGCCGAAGTAGCGGTGTTTGAGCCCATTCACGGCTCCTACCCCCAGGCCAAAGGCAAGGGCATCGCCAACCCGCTGGCCGCCATTTTGTCGGCCGCTATGCTGCTCGACCACCTGGGCCTGGCTACTGAAGCGGAGTTGGTGCGCGAAGCGGTAGATGAAGCACTCACCAACCAGATTCTGACGCCCGAGCTTAACCCGACCGCACCCTACACTACCGAGCAGGTGGGCAGCTACGTGGCCTTCTGGATTGCCGACTCGAACGAGCAGCAGTGGAACGCGCACAACATTGCGGTGGGCGTGAGTACGATTATCTAA
- the leuD gene encoding 3-isopropylmalate dehydratase small subunit translates to MEKFQTLHTTGRPLPLENIDTDQIIPARFLKATTREGFGENLFCDWRYNADGSPKPDFVLNDPRYAGSVLVAGKNFGCGSSREHAAWALYDAGFRTVISSYFADIFRGNALNTGLLPLQVSDEVLARLLAAIEANPTLELVVDLPSQTLAVPAWGETFSFAIDGYKKECLINGYDDIDFLVNQKSAIEAFEKQRAWTW, encoded by the coding sequence ATGGAAAAATTTCAAACCCTGCACACCACCGGCCGCCCCCTGCCGCTGGAAAACATTGATACCGACCAGATTATTCCGGCCCGGTTTCTGAAAGCAACCACCCGCGAAGGCTTCGGCGAAAACCTGTTTTGCGACTGGCGCTACAACGCCGACGGCTCGCCTAAACCCGACTTCGTGCTGAACGACCCGCGCTACGCCGGCTCCGTCCTGGTGGCGGGCAAAAACTTCGGTTGCGGCAGTAGCCGCGAGCACGCCGCCTGGGCGCTGTATGATGCTGGTTTTCGGACGGTCATCTCCAGCTACTTCGCCGATATTTTTCGGGGTAATGCCCTGAACACCGGCCTGCTACCGCTGCAAGTGAGCGACGAGGTGCTGGCCCGCCTGCTGGCCGCCATTGAGGCCAACCCGACGTTGGAGTTGGTAGTCGATTTGCCGTCGCAGACCCTAGCCGTGCCGGCCTGGGGCGAAACGTTCAGCTTCGCCATCGACGGCTACAAAAAGGAGTGCCTGATTAATGGCTACGACGACATCGACTTTTTAGTAAATCAGAAATCGGCCATTGAGGCCTTTGAAAAACAACGCGCATGGACATGGTAA